A stretch of the Gouania willdenowi unplaced genomic scaffold, fGouWil2.1 scaffold_412_arrow_ctg1, whole genome shotgun sequence genome encodes the following:
- the LOC114460154 gene encoding formin-like protein 8 has product MRETTIQLPEVNAATVSQWYCRRCKAQEQDILKQGLPALQAPMAAPSRLPPALQKGQTFTFGSLAQPHPFVLPPNTAGQAQLKGRPPSQPPPPPQTLLFFHPVPPAPPKPFITSPLTFQTQVTPQAVPYTTQQYRKRKMEAEQSGIFKRKYTKKKDTIVCSKCKKDRNPPVFWQLVLRRD; this is encoded by the exons ATGAGAGAGACCACTATACAGCTGCCTGAAGTAAATGCTGCAACAGTTTCACAGTG gtACTGCAGGCGGTGCAAGGCACAGGAGCAGGATATTTTAAAGCAGGGTCTTCCAGCTTTACAGGCCCCAATGGCAGCTCCATCAAGACTCCCACCTGCCCTGCAGAAaggacaaacttttacatttggCTCTTTAGCTCAGCCTCATCCTTTTGTGCTGCCACCGAACACTGCTGGGCAGGCACAACTTAAAGGAAGACCACCATCTcagccaccaccaccaccacagacaTTGCTCTTTTTTCATCCTGTTCCACCTGCCCCTCCAAAACCCTTCATTACTTCCCCTCTAACATTTCAGACACAGGTAACACCTCAAGCAGTTCCCTACACCACACAGCAGTAtaggaaaagaaaaatggagGCAGAGCAGTcaggtatttttaaaagaaaatacaccaaaaagaaaGACACTATAGTTTGCAGCAAGTGCAAAAAGGACAGGAACCCTCCAGTATTTTGGCAACTGGTATTGAGAAGAGACTGA